In the Nitrososphaerota archaeon genome, one interval contains:
- a CDS encoding YIP1 family protein codes for MNFLGIESTDLSSAYQAQILAYRILKYILLHRYEKFVYLIEVLLILLFLTFLHLVFKFMGGKGSILNAWKALCYGVGPCIIGGFLSYISLFAALYSFILHRTKNFISSQRIKSNNFLAIILALIFIKFSIKGTTTRF; via the coding sequence GTGAATTTTCTTGGAATTGAAAGTACAGATTTATCTTCTGCATACCAGGCTCAAATTTTAGCTTATAGGATTTTAAAATATATATTACTACATCGATATGAAAAATTTGTATATTTAATTGAAGTTCTCCTGATATTATTATTTTTAACATTTTTACATTTAGTCTTTAAATTTATGGGTGGTAAAGGTTCAATATTAAATGCTTGGAAAGCTTTATGTTATGGAGTTGGACCATGTATAATTGGTGGATTTTTGTCATACATATCACTATTTGCAGCCCTTTATTCATTTATTTTACATCGGACCAAGAATTTTATATCAAGTCAAAGAATCAAGAGCAATAATTTTTTAGCTATTATACTTGCTTTAATTTTTATTAAATTCTCTATAAAAGGTACAACTACACGATTTTAA
- the rpiA gene encoding ribose-5-phosphate isomerase RpiA: MNLNEIEKARKVAIMEALKEIENGYIIGLGSGSTMKIFIQELSKYLKKEKMKIIAVPSSYQSMQIAIENDIPIKNYLDKKELDLTIDSADQVDINKNAIKGGGAAHTREKILFAASKKTIIIIDEEKIIEKLNKPIPLEVFPFSLNYVIKKIEDLGGKANIRIGNGKVGPIISDNGFIIVDANFGEINNPKKLNDELNSIHGIIEHGLFINSMISKVYIGYKNGEVKII, translated from the coding sequence ATGAATCTAAACGAAATTGAAAAGGCAAGGAAAGTAGCTATCATGGAGGCTCTAAAAGAAATTGAAAATGGATACATTATAGGTCTTGGAAGCGGCTCTACAATGAAGATTTTCATTCAAGAATTAAGTAAATATTTAAAAAAAGAAAAAATGAAAATTATAGCTGTACCTAGTTCTTATCAATCAATGCAAATTGCAATTGAAAATGACATACCAATAAAAAATTATTTAGATAAGAAGGAATTAGATCTGACGATTGATAGTGCAGATCAAGTAGATATAAATAAGAATGCAATAAAAGGCGGAGGTGCTGCTCATACAAGAGAAAAAATATTATTTGCTGCTTCTAAAAAAACAATTATTATAATAGATGAAGAAAAAATTATAGAAAAATTAAATAAACCAATACCTCTTGAAGTATTCCCATTTTCTTTAAATTATGTGATTAAGAAAATAGAAGATTTAGGAGGAAAAGCAAATATAAGAATTGGAAATGGAAAAGTTGGTCCAATAATATCTGATAATGGTTTTATTATAGTGGATGCAAATTTTGGAGAAATAAATAATCCAAAAAAACTTAATGATGAATTAAATAGTATACATGGAATAATTGAGCATGGGTTATTTATAAATAGTATGATAAGTAAAGTTTACATAGGATATAAAAATGGAGAAGTAAAAATAATATAA
- the fbp gene encoding fructose-1,6-bisphosphate aldolase/phosphatase, which produces MVKTTVSVIKADIGSIAGHHTVHPKQIELAKQMMEEAKKSKLVNSYHVTHVGDDLELIMSHNKGENNSEIHKLAWDIFTTVTNKVSKPLKLYAAGQDLLSDTFSGNVKGMGPGVAELEFEERRSDPIIVFMADKTEPGAWNMPLYRIFADPFNTAGLVIDPALHDGFIFEVLDVVEGKTVRMNTPEESYDLLALIGTTGRYVISKVYRKDGLPAAAASTSRLSLIAGRYVGKDDPVLIVRAQHGLPAVGEVLAPFAFPHLVAGWMRGSHYGPLMPVSVKDAVVSYFDGPPRVVALGFQVSNGELIGLNGSEPADLFADPAFDRARQLANEIAFYMRLHGEFMPARLGPEEMEYTTLPGVLEKLKGKWEKEK; this is translated from the coding sequence ATGGTTAAAACAACAGTTTCAGTTATAAAAGCAGATATTGGAAGCATAGCTGGACATCATACAGTTCATCCTAAGCAAATAGAGTTGGCAAAACAAATGATGGAAGAGGCAAAAAAGAGTAAATTGGTAAATAGCTATCATGTAACTCATGTAGGAGACGATTTAGAATTAATAATGAGCCATAATAAAGGAGAAAATAATTCAGAGATACATAAATTGGCATGGGATATATTTACAACAGTGACTAATAAAGTATCTAAACCTCTAAAACTTTATGCAGCTGGACAAGATTTACTATCAGATACTTTTTCAGGAAATGTTAAGGGAATGGGGCCAGGTGTAGCTGAATTAGAATTTGAAGAAAGAAGGAGCGACCCGATAATAGTATTTATGGCAGATAAAACTGAACCTGGTGCATGGAATATGCCATTGTATAGAATCTTTGCAGATCCATTTAATACGGCTGGTTTAGTGATAGACCCTGCTCTTCATGATGGTTTCATCTTTGAAGTATTGGATGTAGTTGAGGGAAAGACGGTAAGAATGAATACTCCTGAAGAATCCTATGATTTACTTGCATTGATAGGAACAACTGGCAGATATGTAATATCAAAAGTTTACAGAAAAGATGGACTTCCTGCTGCAGCTGCTTCAACAAGTAGATTATCACTTATAGCTGGGAGGTATGTTGGAAAAGATGATCCAGTACTTATAGTTAGAGCTCAACATGGATTACCAGCGGTAGGAGAAGTATTAGCACCATTTGCTTTCCCACATTTAGTAGCTGGATGGATGCGTGGTTCACATTATGGCCCCCTCATGCCTGTAAGTGTAAAAGATGCTGTTGTAAGTTACTTTGATGGACCACCAAGAGTTGTAGCTTTAGGATTCCAAGTTTCTAATGGCGAATTGATTGGTTTAAATGGTAGTGAGCCTGCAGATCTCTTTGCAGACCCAGCTTTTGATCGTGCACGTCAACTTGCAAATGAAATTGCTTTCTACATGCGTTTACATGGTGAATTCATGCCTGCCAGACTTGGACCAGAGGAAATGGAGTACACTACATTACCAGGCGTACTAGAAAAATTAAAAGGAAAATGGGAAAAAGAAAAATAA
- a CDS encoding FprA family A-type flavoprotein, translating into MTSIKILENIYWVGVNDERKNFLFEGLWPIPYGISYNSYIIKGSEKIALIDTVDKFYAKEFISNIKEIVDPQNIDYLIMNHLEPDHSGSFEEILKIAPKVKVIGSQLAINIAKIYYKNNFESIIVKDGDVLSLGNVTLKFISTPWLHWPETIFTYDIEDQVLFSGDAFGSFGALKEGIFDEEINFSFYEKEMKRYFANIVSHYSEFVIKAKEKIDNLQIKILCPTHGPIYKKDVELPISKYLQWSLKDEDKVIIIYGSMYGHINELVEYLEKKLKEKKIKVASYNLSYNHPSYILTDLFDCKIFLLGFPVYEASIFPLMANMIELIKIKNIRPKAFGLFVNFTWGESKVSEKIKNELQEIGMNLIEPCLLTKGKITEEDKKKADILIENIINKL; encoded by the coding sequence ATGACTTCGATCAAAATTTTAGAAAATATTTATTGGGTTGGTGTAAATGATGAAAGAAAAAACTTCCTTTTTGAAGGACTTTGGCCAATACCATACGGAATAAGTTATAATTCGTATATTATTAAAGGTTCCGAGAAAATAGCATTAATAGATACTGTCGATAAATTCTACGCAAAAGAATTTATTTCAAATATAAAAGAAATAGTAGATCCACAAAATATAGATTATTTAATAATGAATCATTTAGAGCCAGACCATAGCGGTTCATTTGAAGAAATATTGAAAATAGCACCAAAAGTTAAAGTTATAGGTTCTCAACTTGCAATAAATATTGCAAAAATATATTATAAAAATAATTTTGAAAGTATTATAGTTAAAGATGGAGATGTTCTTTCTTTAGGAAATGTAACATTAAAATTTATTTCAACACCATGGTTACATTGGCCTGAAACCATTTTTACTTACGATATTGAAGATCAAGTTCTTTTTTCAGGTGATGCTTTTGGAAGTTTTGGAGCATTAAAGGAAGGAATTTTTGATGAAGAGATAAATTTTTCTTTTTATGAAAAGGAAATGAAAAGATATTTTGCAAACATAGTGTCACATTATTCAGAATTTGTAATTAAAGCAAAAGAGAAAATTGATAATCTTCAGATAAAAATCCTTTGTCCAACACATGGCCCAATATATAAAAAGGATGTAGAGCTTCCAATTTCAAAATATTTACAGTGGAGCTTAAAAGATGAAGATAAAGTCATCATAATTTATGGAAGTATGTATGGTCATATTAATGAGCTTGTAGAATATTTAGAAAAAAAGTTAAAAGAAAAGAAAATAAAAGTTGCATCATACAATTTAAGCTATAATCATCCAAGTTATATTCTCACAGATTTATTTGATTGTAAAATATTTCTTTTGGGATTTCCAGTATATGAAGCATCAATATTCCCTCTTATGGCAAATATGATAGAATTAATTAAGATTAAAAATATTAGACCTAAAGCATTTGGTTTATTTGTGAATTTTACATGGGGAGAAAGTAAAGTTTCAGAAAAAATTAAAAATGAACTTCAAGAAATTGGAATGAATCTTATAGAACCTTGTTTACTAACAAAAGGAAAAATTACAGAAGAAGATAAAAAGAAAGCAGATATTCTAATTGAAAATATCATAAATAAGCTTTAA
- a CDS encoding bifunctional 5,6,7,8-tetrahydromethanopterin hydro-lyase/3-hexulose-6-phosphate synthase, whose amino-acid sequence MSEEFFVGEALIGTGNEVAHIDLIIGSKNGPVGIAFSNALSQPSMGHTPMLSVIRPNLPTKPSTIIVPKVTVRSLEDANKIFGPAQTAVARAIADAVEEGIIPKEKCEEWVVIVSVFIHPKAKDYRKIYQYNYGATKTAIRRALQKYPSIEKILKEKDRSTHPIMGFRVQRLWNPPYLQVALDLDSLNEVEKIVRELPLRERILFEAGTPLIKKFGVTVIEKIREIRMDAFIIADLKTMDVGRMEVKEAADATADGVCILGVASNETIEKAIQEAQKQGIYSILDMMNVLDPIEKLKSLKIKPDIALLHRSVDVERLAAEKGKTIEAKWGNILEVKKIVKMVAVAGGITPQTAKEALAQGADIIVVGRYIIRSRDPRRAAEEFLEYMPPDADTMRLILDEDEIPGE is encoded by the coding sequence TTGAGTGAAGAATTTTTCGTTGGAGAAGCTTTAATAGGTACTGGAAATGAAGTAGCTCATATAGACCTTATTATTGGAAGTAAAAATGGTCCTGTTGGAATAGCTTTCTCAAATGCTTTATCTCAACCTTCTATGGGCCATACTCCTATGCTTTCGGTTATTCGTCCAAATTTACCAACAAAACCAAGTACTATAATTGTTCCTAAAGTGACTGTTAGAAGCCTTGAAGATGCAAATAAAATATTTGGTCCTGCTCAAACTGCAGTAGCAAGAGCAATTGCAGATGCTGTAGAAGAGGGGATAATACCTAAAGAAAAATGTGAAGAATGGGTTGTAATAGTATCAGTATTCATTCATCCAAAAGCCAAAGATTATAGGAAAATTTATCAATATAATTATGGTGCAACAAAAACAGCTATAAGAAGAGCATTACAAAAATATCCATCAATAGAGAAAATTCTTAAAGAAAAAGATAGGTCTACTCATCCTATAATGGGCTTTAGAGTTCAAAGATTGTGGAATCCACCATATTTACAAGTAGCTTTAGACCTTGACTCTTTAAATGAAGTTGAAAAAATCGTTAGAGAGCTTCCATTGAGAGAAAGAATATTGTTTGAAGCAGGAACGCCACTTATTAAAAAATTTGGTGTAACAGTTATAGAAAAAATAAGAGAAATAAGAATGGACGCATTCATAATTGCTGACTTAAAAACTATGGATGTAGGTAGAATGGAAGTTAAGGAGGCTGCTGATGCAACTGCGGATGGAGTATGTATTTTAGGAGTAGCATCAAATGAAACAATTGAAAAAGCAATTCAAGAAGCGCAAAAGCAAGGTATTTATTCAATACTAGATATGATGAATGTTCTTGATCCTATAGAAAAACTGAAATCTCTTAAAATAAAACCAGATATAGCTTTACTTCATAGAAGTGTAGATGTTGAAAGATTAGCTGCTGAAAAAGGAAAAACAATAGAAGCTAAATGGGGGAATATATTAGAAGTTAAAAAAATTGTAAAAATGGTTGCAGTTGCAGGTGGAATAACACCACAAACAGCAAAAGAAGCATTAGCTCAAGGAGCAGATATAATAGTTGTAGGAAGATACATTATAAGAAGTAGAGATCCAAGAAGAGCTGCTGAAGAATTTCTTGAATATATGCCACCAGATGCAGATACTATGAGATTAATATTAGATGAAGATGAAATACCTGGCGAATAA
- a CDS encoding ABC transporter ATP-binding protein has protein sequence MNNIILKVVGLKKYYPIKTFLKTLGWVKAVDGVDFEVKKGETFGLAGESGCGKSTLGRTIIRLIEPTEGNVIFKDKDITKLSKKGIKELRRKMQIVFQDPYQSLNPRMTVYAMLNEVLNTHFKLTKEEIDNRIIETLRNVGLTEAHMYRYPHELSGGERQRVSIARALILKPEFIVLDEPTSALDVSVQAKILNLLRELQKKFDLSYLFISHDLMIVKYMSERVGIMYLGKIVEIGNSHEIFNEPLHPYTRMLIESIPIPDPKIKRKVNIISGEVPSSINPPPGCRFHPRCPYAMEICKEKEPVMLDIRKNHRVSCYLYH, from the coding sequence AAAAGCTGTAGATGGAGTGGATTTTGAAGTTAAAAAAGGGGAAACTTTTGGATTAGCTGGAGAATCTGGGTGTGGAAAATCTACCTTAGGAAGAACTATTATTAGATTGATCGAGCCAACTGAAGGAAACGTAATATTCAAAGATAAAGATATAACGAAATTGTCAAAAAAAGGAATAAAGGAATTAAGAAGAAAAATGCAAATTGTATTTCAAGATCCTTATCAATCTTTAAATCCAAGGATGACGGTATATGCTATGTTAAATGAAGTTTTAAATACTCATTTCAAATTAACAAAAGAAGAAATTGATAATAGAATTATAGAAACATTAAGAAATGTAGGTTTAACAGAAGCACATATGTATAGATATCCACATGAACTTAGTGGTGGAGAAAGACAAAGGGTAAGTATAGCAAGAGCCTTAATCCTTAAACCTGAATTTATTGTTTTAGACGAGCCTACTTCAGCTTTAGATGTTTCAGTTCAAGCAAAAATACTTAATTTACTTAGAGAGCTTCAGAAAAAATTCGATTTATCCTACTTATTTATATCGCATGATTTAATGATCGTTAAATATATGAGTGAAAGAGTTGGTATAATGTACTTAGGTAAAATTGTAGAAATTGGCAACTCTCATGAAATATTCAATGAACCGTTACACCCTTACACTCGAATGTTAATAGAATCTATCCCTATACCTGATCCTAAAATTAAGAGAAAAGTAAATATTATAAGTGGCGAAGTTCCAAGTTCAATAAATCCACCACCTGGTTGTAGATTTCATCCACGTTGTCCTTATGCTATGGAAATATGTAAAGAAAAAGAACCTGTTATGCTAGATATAAGAAAAAATCATAGAGTATCCTGTTATTTGTATCATTAA
- a CDS encoding ZIP family metal transporter codes for MLLLWIILFSLLSSIGVIILIAAFLFIKEKVQKILIPCLISYATGTLLAAALLGLIPEALESGSSLKVILLTVLGGIILFFILEKIVILRHCHELECDRHNIAGYMIIIGDAFHNAIDGITIAASFLSSIQLGVVASISIIMHEIPQEIGDFGILLYSGYSKMKALFWNIVSSSTTLIAAIIAYYALGVISNIIPYVMAISAAGFLYIALTDLYPELHHRGGFRHSICQFIIMLIGVGTILLLLQFHL; via the coding sequence ATGCTTTTATTATGGATAATATTATTTAGTTTGTTAAGTAGTATTGGAGTTATTATTTTAATTGCAGCTTTCCTTTTTATTAAAGAAAAAGTACAAAAAATTCTTATTCCTTGCTTAATTTCCTATGCTACTGGAACATTGCTTGCTGCAGCTCTATTAGGATTAATACCTGAAGCATTAGAAAGTGGATCTTCTTTAAAAGTGATTTTATTAACTGTTTTAGGAGGAATTATTCTATTCTTTATTCTTGAGAAAATTGTCATTCTACGCCATTGTCATGAATTGGAATGTGATAGACACAATATAGCAGGGTACATGATCATTATTGGAGATGCTTTCCATAATGCTATAGATGGTATTACGATTGCTGCAAGTTTTTTATCTTCTATACAACTTGGTGTAGTTGCAAGTATTTCGATAATAATGCATGAAATACCTCAAGAAATTGGTGATTTTGGAATACTTCTTTATAGTGGATATTCCAAAATGAAAGCATTATTTTGGAATATTGTATCTAGCTCGACTACTTTAATAGCAGCAATAATTGCTTATTATGCTTTGGGAGTGATTAGTAATATAATCCCTTATGTTATGGCAATTTCTGCAGCAGGTTTTTTATATATAGCATTAACAGACCTATACCCAGAATTACATCATAGAGGTGGATTTCGACATTCTATTTGTCAGTTTATTATAATGTTAATTGGAGTTGGAACTATTCTTTTACTTTTGCAATTCCATTTATAA